A single genomic interval of Ischnura elegans chromosome 3, ioIscEleg1.1, whole genome shotgun sequence harbors:
- the LOC124155492 gene encoding ribonuclease P protein subunit p30, translating to MDKLGTWSGFFDLNVKYNKSTVKKTIETAIQLGYKVIAIDTVLEESAFETKKKKKGEPRDNVDIVPAPIDLHEILGDSAKDVKILHRLTIEFVNSLQAHKLSQSENFKKYEIVAVIPVSQSTFQYACSSMDVDIISFKPEDTPQFRISRKMYAMATDRGIYFELMYSPAVHDSNSRKNIISLSHLYHAVGKSQNIIVTSNAESPFDLRGPYDVINLCLIFGMTEELAKRAISDSCRTLCIRSVGRRCGKAVVWVSRIPSSEDEVSSGDDELLTDQLCVPVKRKERSVICSGGKESNEGVEFLPSTETSDDLNSFNPGKRKKSNSKIL from the exons ATGGATAAACTCGGCACATGGTCGGGATTTTTTGATCTGAACGTAAAGTATAATAAATCCACCGTCAAGAAAACGATCGAAACTGCTATTCAGC TGGGTTACAAAGTAATAGCGATAGATACTGTCCTAGAAGAATCTGCATTTGaaacaaagaagaagaagaaaggagaGCCGCGTGATAACGTCGATATTGTTCCGGCTCCAATTGATCTGCATGAGATATTAGGG gACTCCGCAAAAGATGTGAAAATTCTGCATCGTCTCACGATTGAATTCGTCAATTCGCTTCAGGCTCACAAGCTG TCACagtcagaaaattttaaaaaatatgagataGTCGCTGTGATTCCAGTGTCTCAAAGCACCTTTCAG TATGCATGTTCAAGTATGGACGTCGACATAATTTCCTTCAAGCCTGAAGATACACCACAGTTTCGTATTTCGAGAAAAATGTACGCAATGGCAACAGATCGGGGGATATATTTTGAACTCATGTACTCTCCAGCCGTACATGAttcaaattcaaggaaaaatattatatcctTGTCACACTTGTACCATGCAGTTGGAAAATCGCAG AACATCATAGTTACCAGTAATGCTGAAAGTCCTTTTGATTTACGGGGACCATATGATGTCATCAATCT ATGCTTGATTTTTGGAATGACTGAGGAGTTGGCCAAGCGTGCCATCAGTGACTCATGCAGAACTCTTTGCATACGATCAG ttGGTAGGCGCTGTGGCAAAGCTGTCGTTTGGGTGAGCAGGATACCATCATCTGAAGATGAAGTTTCATCAGGTGATGATGAGCTCTTGACTGATCAATTGTGTGTCCCAGTGAAGCGAAAAGAACGTTCAGTGATATGCAGTGGTGGAAAAGAAAGTAATGAAGGTGTTGAGTTTTTACCTTCTACAGAGACCTCGGAcgatttaaattcttttaatccAGGAAAAAGGAAGAAGTCGAACTCTAAGATACTCTAA